The proteins below come from a single Acidovorax sp. NCPPB 4044 genomic window:
- a CDS encoding Rid family detoxifying hydrolase, whose translation MEFWYPLSRATALCAAALAAGLLTGCAAPAKREVLSTTQIYPAIGPYSQMVAHGNTIYFSGVLPLNAAGNAVQGTTIEEQTRAVLDFIGAKLRSQGLSHEDVLATTVYMKDLGEFAAMNKVYGEYFRSAAPARATVEVARLPRDVKIEIAAVVGRR comes from the coding sequence ATGGAGTTTTGGTATCCCCTCTCCCGTGCAACAGCGCTGTGCGCTGCCGCGCTGGCGGCCGGCCTGCTCACGGGGTGCGCCGCGCCGGCCAAGCGCGAAGTGCTCTCCACCACGCAGATCTACCCCGCCATCGGGCCCTATTCGCAGATGGTGGCGCATGGCAACACGATCTATTTCTCGGGCGTGCTGCCGCTCAATGCTGCGGGCAACGCAGTGCAGGGCACCACCATCGAGGAGCAGACTCGCGCGGTGCTGGACTTCATCGGCGCCAAGCTGCGGTCGCAAGGCCTGTCGCACGAGGACGTGCTGGCCACCACCGTCTACATGAAGGACCTCGGCGAGTTCGCCGCCATGAACAAGGTCTACGGCGAGTACTTCCGCAGCGCCGCGCCCGCGCGCGCCACGGTGGAAGTGGCGCGGCTGCCGCGCGACGTGAAGATCGAAATCGCAGCGGTCGTCGGCCGCCGCTGA